ATTCAAAATTAATtcttattcattcttttttatcaATGTCAATACATGAAATGATATATGAAAACGCTGCAGACTTCCTCTTGCAAGTATTTCAATTTTATGAGCTAAAAActctaaataaaagaaaatagtaGGTTTTAGTCATGGATCCACATCGCTTCCCTTTGCAAGGcttaaaacaatatttgtaaTAAAGATATTTATCCTCCGATGAGGGTTTTTTTCTGTCCCTTtgtgtatgttcatgttttcaggTACATTTTctcaagaaaaataaaatgagaaaatcatTTGCTCTGTTCCATGTTGGCTTGTGCAGGTAGGTGTGGGGGGAAGGAGCTGAAGTCCCAGGTGACCCCGGAGCACTCAGACTCTCAGGCTCATCTTCCTCTCACAGCTGTGACCAGGAGCAGCTCCGAGACTTCATCTGCACCCAAACCTGACCCGAGTCCTGCTTCTGCACCGAATCCTCCGGTACCAGAGTCCCCGACGACCAAGAGAGGCGATTATCCGTTTAGGCGCGGTGAGTGTAAAGTGTTTTATTCTGCTCAAGCGGATCATCGTCATGCAGGTACAGTGAATTTGCTCCGCTGAGTAAAAGTGctgctttatttctcttttcattaGATGTCATTCAGCCCAAGCCACAGCCGGCTCTCCCTGCCATGTCCACGGCCAACACGGAGTCTTCATCATCTGCCGTAACAGCTCAGCCCTCGAGCCTCTCAGCATCACAGGACGCCACAGTAAAACCTGGGGAATATCCCTTTAAGCGGGGTGCGTTCAAGGACCTGTCTCTAAAATACAGCTCACGTGTAgctccttgttttcctcttcgcTCGGTGTTCAATAtgttatgatttttaaaaattcttccAACATTTATCACCTTTGTTTTCTTGTCCCACCTCACCGTTTCAGTACCCGTCCTCAAGACGCCCAGTCCCAGTCTGAAGAGGAGTGTGAGCTTCCCTCAGCCTGCAGGTGAAGTGCAGCAAACACTCAGTACATTCGACCTGTTTATAACGGTTCACAGAGGCATCCCTCACCTGCAGGTGTCATCTCATGCCGTCTCTCTTCTTCACTTTGCAGAGAAGCTTCTTCCCTCCAAATCAATCATTAAATCTGGTTTCTCGCCCAACTTGGACAAGTAAGCCACGATCTTGACTCTCACTTTGGTGCGGTGAGGCTGCAAATTGACAAAGTTTTACAGCCTACTGGCAGCAGCGTCGGTCCaaatgtatctgtgtctgtttctccaCAGGAAGGCGGTCAAGGGAGGGGGGCTCGAGTTTAAACCGGATGCGATGAAATCACAAACGCTGCCGCGCTCCAACGGCGCTCAGGCCAAGCGGGCCCTCTTTGAGAGGATGAACTCAGAGCCCACAAAGTTAGTGGATTTTAAAATCAGCGTGCTCAGTGTCACGTGTCGGGGATGTTTTCTGACACTGTGAGTTTCCTCATTTCTCTTGAACAGGCCGAAGGATTCAAAGCCCAAACTGAAGCGCTCTCAGAGTTTCGGCATGTCCAGTGCCAGTGGTATAAAACAGATTCTGTTGGAGTGGTGCCGCTCAAAAACCATTGGCTATCAGGTATGACGATCGTCTCACATGATCTTcttcagcagatggagttgTAGGTGTTTCAAATTTCCTGAGCACGTAAAAGCTGAGGTTTCAAAGTTCCCTCTTGACCTTGAAAATGGCAGCTTGTAccagctgttctggagctttcgatcATCTCACATGATCATTTCCCTGGACTTTCTTCAGGAGACACAACTTAAACACGGTGCATCAGGCAGAACAAGCAGccttcatttttaattagtCGTTTTTGAGAAATTATTGTGTCAGCGAGGCCTGAAAGCACAAGAAGATGATAAATTAGCTTTAAGACTCTACATCTAGTGCAGACGACAGACCGCAGGGGGcaacagatgaaaagaaaaacagcattagAGATGTAATATAATGTTACAGCATCATCATCTTTCCCTCAGAACATAGATATCCAGAACTTCTCGTCCAGCTGGAGCGATGGGATGGCTTTCTGTGCTCTGGTCCACTCTTTCTTCCCTCTGGAGTTTGATTACAACACGCTGGAGCCTAAAAACCGCAAACACAACCTCCAGCTGGCCTTCACCACCGCAGAGTAAGCTGAACGCACCGAGTGAGGCTGTGAGCGAGTGGGTGGGCTTTGCTTACACTGAGGTGCATTTGTTCTAAATATAGAGGTTTTCTAAGAGTAGTTGATGTTTTTGCTATTTCTAAAAGGACTCATAGTCTCTCAGCAAGTGTTCTGATGCACATCGGTGAACTTCAGACAAGTGCAAAACTGTGATAGTCCAGCACTATGAAGCTTTTGCTTTATGTATTTTGGTGGATTTTTATCGTAGCAGCTTCATAAGTCGACAGAAGTACCAACCCATGGGTTTTTTAGACCCATTAGCCACacaaaaaccaagatggctgcttGCTTTTCTAAGATGGCTGACATTTCCGGCCCCCAAATATTATTTTGGCGGCAACTTTGTGTAGAAGTGTCGATGATCTTACTATGAAATCATACATTTTTGACCAGATTTATAACTCCTGAGAGGCTGTTcctcctgttttcagtctttgtgctaaacgAAGCTTAAAAGATGGCTCTAATATTTTCTAATCCTGGGCtctatgtttatatattttgggtttgaaatgactggtagacACAAAAACGtctggtccagtagatcaccccTGCTTACAGTCGAACAGGCAACAAAGGTTGGGGCAACCAACTAAATGCTAAACACACCGAACAACTAAAACATGGTTGTTTTTGCCTCTGACTGGCTCAGATTGTTGCTCTAAGTGACTGATAACATTGTAGAAAGGATCCGTACACAGACAGACCCGTAAgatgctttttgtttaaccagaataTCGCTCAGTTaaaagccgccagactccattgacaaaaatatgaattttaccTGACAGTACACAGGAATTGCTGGTCCGCCGCTGCTCTTGATcttttagttagtttgtgttattttgtgacttctgtgttttaaagattCAGTTCGGATCTGAACtaacgtgttaaaacaccaaaatcactgCAAAACCCGACCAGCAACTCCAGTtgtctgtgaggtaaaattatagtttttctcaatggagtttggtggcttagATCTGATTGATATAACTaatgtttgtggttaaacaaaaatgctCTAAGTGGTCTTTCTCTGctgggatcctttctgtaatgctgCCAGACACTTCAGCACCTGCTCAGGCTCTCAGGCCAGGGTTCAAACTGGAAGCTCAGCGTCGTGTGTTTGGATGTGCTTTGAATGATCCCCTTGTCCTCAATAATTATGTTTTATAGTTACTCGTTTCTGTTTCAGGGAGCAGGCCGACTGCCTCCGTCTGATCGAGGTGGAGGACATGATTGACATGGGGGACAAGCCGGAccccatgtgtgtgtttacatacgTCCAGTCCCTCTACAACCACCTGAAGAAGTTCGAATAACTCTGTATCAGAGTAGATTACAAAGCCTAGATGTTACTGAGCACCGTGTGTCATGAAAACTTTGACGTGGAGCCCCCCCAACCCAAAAAAAAATCGGCCTCTGACCACCAAACTCTGCCAAATCCAGAAAGTTTGAAGAgttttatactgtatgtgtgtttagaATTTATAGTGGACGGTTTTCTCATGACTTTCATTGTGATGCGTGTGGCTCTAATGTTGCTGTAATCAAACAACAGACGTTCACCACTCAgtttagataataataataataataataataatgataataataataataatgataataataatgataataagtgTTTGGGAACATGAGCAATGTTACAAATCACAGAGTTATGAACCAGCACATCTATTCTACAACAAACTGGAGTCTTGTAATGTGGCAAAATAAAGtgattttgtaatatttgtcaTTGTTAGAGTGACTGTATCACATCATTGTGTCCCACTGCAGGAGCGCAGACAGACGAGGTCCAGAGGGGAAGTGTGAAGTGTAATTCTGTGAATAATCTAACCATTAAAAATGTGCATGGACGAGTGTCGTTTTGTCGACGTCAGCGGCGACCGTCAGTGTGACACTAACGCAGGGAAAATAACCGTCTTTCACACTTTTAAACACTTCAGAGTTGATTATAGATAATGTTATTCAGTACAAGGATGAGAAAAATCTTACAAGCCGGCTCCATCCACTAAGGAAGACCATGAGATGTTGTTGAAAGCTCAAGAACTGATAATtaaacatcaaatattttactttttaacttatttaacAGCAAGATTTTTGCATAGAAAGTTTATGAAGAgcttataaaataaaacagtttataCACGTACAGCTGGGGGGAAAAATATAATTACTACATAGTTGccagttaattaattaattggcAGCTATATAGATaattgtttgaataatttttccaggaaaaacatttcatggaTTTTAGATTCAcagatgtgaagatttgcttttaattgttttaatgatTGAGTTTAATGattattgttttaatgtaataattGTGACAGTCTAACgattaatggaaaaaataatcagTGGATTGATccatgatgaaaataataattagtcTGATAAAAGATAATCACAGTGATCCACCTCAACCAGCTCCAGCAGTATACAGAGATGTTGTCATGTTACAGTGATGTAATTTATGTGTTTCCAACAAACTGCTTTTAAATATGGAAGTCACAGCTTAATGATGGAGTTTTTAATggagttttttaaaaaaaaattaaaaaattacattttcttttcatatttcctGTCAGAAAAAGGTTGATAGGAAACAGGTTGATTAaattgtgtgtgtaaaagtgtgcactgccatctagtggtagAGAGATGTAGTACAAAAGTaatcatcaaatcaaactgtgtTATTATGACAACATGGTTTTGATTTAActtctaatttaaaaaaaacattaatgaattaattaaaactaaacaaaaactTGGTGTTATTACgacaaattaataataattttttttaaactaaactttCTGTTATTATGACAACAtgcttttgattattttaaaactaaactttgtgttattgtgacaaAATGGTTTTGattaaaatgctaatttaaaaaaacattaattaattaaaactaaacaaaaactTGGTGTTATTATGACAACatgcttttgattttttttaaactaaactttgtgttattgtgacaaaatggttttgattaaaaaaaaaaaaaaactaaacccTGTGTTATgacaaaatgcttttaatttaacttctaattaaaaaaaaaaacattaattaattaattaaaactaaacaaacactTGGTGTTATTATGCcaaatttttttaaactaaacttCGTGTTATTATGACAAcatgcttttaattttttttaaacaaaactttaaaatggttttgattttttttttaaaaactaaactttgTGTTATgacaaaatgcttttaatttaacttctaatttaaaaaaaaacattaattaattaattaaaactaaacaaacactTGGTGTTATTATGACAAAATgctaatttgaattttaaaaaataatatttttttttaaaaccctaAAACTTGGTGTTATCATGACAAACCACATGCTTGTGAACAATTTAAAAGCTGATTaggagaaaaagaaatctgcaGAAAAGTTTAATTATGGTGCGTTTAATGCTTCAAAGTAGTTAAAACATAAACTGGGAGAAATTCCACCGGTTGCTTTGTGCTAACCCACATTAGTCCTGCTCATTCCTGGTGATGTAAATACTTTCAGGTGGTAAAATAAGGAATAAAAGACGTGCTGAAAAATCAACGGGCGGCAGCAGAATAAAGTCCTGTCCCTTAAATAAAAGATGTAGAGTGGATGCTTCACCGTATGTACGATGTTTTTTAAGGGGCGTGAACGCAGCGCTCCCCATTGACCAGCATCCCTTCCGGTAGATGAGGTCAACTTTTCCCTAAATCCGCCATTTCAGTCCCGGAGTTTCTTCTTCCACATtagttttgattttctttttttttctcttctagTCATTTTAACGCTTAAGCGGAAGAAGCAACAGAAGTCCCGTCTTCCCAAAAGCCTTGGTATAAGTCGTGGAAGTTGCCAAAACTGCGGTGTTGtgctgggtgtttttttttaggagcAGCGAGTCAACTAAAGTTTTTGTATGAGTTGCGGATAGGGAGAGGCGAAGGGGAAAGGCCTCAAGCCTCGGACGGGATCTCGCAGCCATGGCCGGTAATTTTGATGCCGAAGACCGTGCTAGCTGGTACTGGGGGAGGCTAAGCCGCCAGGAAGCCGTTTCTCTTTTACAGGGACAGAGACATGGCGTTTTCCTGGTGAGAGACTCAATCACCAGCCCCGGTGACTACGTGCTGTCCGTCTCAGAGAACTCCAAAGTGTCCCATTATATAATCAACAGCTTCAGTAACAACCGGCAATCTGGCTCAGGTAACGTTGAATTATTTGTCACCTAGACAGGTACTTGAGGAACCCTGTTACGCAATTTCACAAGAAACTAATGTTATAGTATGTGTTTTCATCTGAAGTCTGGATTGCTAACATTTAGCCGTCAAGCCACGCCAAACTCCCATTGTGAAATTTCCGATTTAACTTGGAGTTGGTATATCAGTGAATATGCCTGGGATTTATCCAGACGTTTggtattttctgtgtttttagaaCGTGCTTTCTTAGTCGGCATAtatatgatttaaaaatattCACTCTTTTAATTAGAAACTAAAAGTTTTAGATGTGGTTTACAGTGCTCGCTACCGCCCAGTGTGTTTTGGAACGTGTAGCATTAGCTATGCTAACTGCTTTGCTACTGTCAGTTGAACAGAAGATGTGGTTTAAAGTGTTCACAGTTTTGACTGAAATTATGTGTAGACTTGGGGTTAATCATCAAGTGTCAGATGTGTCAGTTGTACCTGaaactttaaacaaaaatcACAAGTAACGCTAATGTACTTTAAGTTAAGTTGAgcactttttgaatggagtttggtgttaCTTTATCGAGTAGCTAGCAAGCTATCAACAACCAATCAGACTTTGTTTATTCGATCACCGTACTTGAGGTGGTTTGTTAATCTTTCCAGGCTGAGAGTTGAGGCCATGTTTAGTCcttgtgtctgcagcagcaggacggtAGCCCAGCAGTATGGAGGTGGgctgggctgctgctgcagggactGAATGGATGTGGGCACACTGGGCTGTCACAACTGGAGAATGACTGACTGGTCAGATTGGCGTTTCAGGAATGTCTGTGATCCTGCCCTGTTGCACAGACACAGCCCTGCTCACAGGTCTGCCGCTGTGCCCGTAGCACtcatttttcactctctctccccataTTAAATCATCATTTGTGGGCCTTTTATGGCAATTAAGTGATCCTaatctgtcagagagagagtATGAAACATATTCACCAGTAAGTAAGAGGTGTTGTGAAGGGTTAGTACCATTAATTATCATTAATTCAGACAGAAACCAGCAGTGTGATGTGATCAGTGACAGTGGGACTGATCAGCGAGCCGGATTTCTTTATGGCAATATTGGATTTACAGGATTTTTGCATTATATGATTGATTACCTTGATTTGTCATGCATTTAAATGACATCCCCTTCATGTAATAGTTCCAACACAGCGCTATAGATAGAAGTATATAGTTGGACTTTTCAGTGAATGGTTCATCTTCTCGCTTGCTGTGTTAATATGAAATTAGAACAAGCTGGTCATTGCTGCCAGTAATTGTGGCCCTTGTTGATCTACCAGAGGACATTgtactttatttgtttttgcttctttgGATCATGTTTTACCTTCAGCAGACTAACAAagcctcttctcctctgccagGTTTGGCTCCTCCTCGGTTTCGGATCGGGGATCAGGAGTTTGAGGCGCTGCCGGCCCTGCTAGAGTTTTACAAGATCCACTACCTGGACACCACCACGCTCATAGAGCCCATAAGCAAAGCCAAGCACACGGGATTCATCAGCTCTTCTGCCGGCGTCCCGCAGCAGCCTGACGAGGCGGAGTTTGTACGGGCACTGTTTGACTTCCCGGGCTACGATGAGGAGGACCTCCCCTTCCAGAAAGGCGACGTCCTGCGTGTGCTCGAGAAGCCCGAGGAGCAGTGGTGGAACGCTGCTAACCAGAAGGGCCGAGCTGGAATGATCCCAGTGCCCTATGTGGAGAAGTACCAGCCCGCTTCACCCACAGCTGCCAGTCTGGGTGCCCCTGTTGCGGGCACTGGACCAGGGGGGCATGTTGGAGGGGTAGTGGGCGGCACAGACGGAACAGGGGCCCCTCAGGCTAACCCTCTGGGGGACCCAGGCCAGTATGCTCAGCCTGTGGTCAACGCCCAGCTACCTAACCTGCAGAACGGGCCAGTGTATGCCCGAGCCATTCAGAAGAGGGTGCCCAACGCCTACGACAAGACGGCGCTCGCTCTGGAGGTAGCAATCCCAccctccattcatttcctccaAGGCTGTCCTTCTATTCACTGCTAAcctctttttccatctctgttttctctgtttcgGGTCTCAGCTGAGGCAGCGTAGCCTGTCCTGATTGTTAATGGCTTactcatgcatgtgtgcatgcacacaaagtGTCTTTACAAACGCAGGCTGACGGCGCACATGAAGACACTCACAGTGGAGATGGCTctatagagacagacacacacagatccttTACAGTGGCCTCTCTTTATGGGCACGTTGTGGTCCATTGAATTAATGTGAGTGTCACATTGTATATTCATTACCACCGGGGCCCGGAGAAACAAGGCGCGTTGTTTTTCTTGgaacagataaataaacagtgtttGCTCAGATTTGTGCGTTACATAGAAACAACAATGGAGACAGTTTGACATCATCTGGTTTGTTGTGGATCCTCTTAAACCGTCCCACAGTGatctgagctcacacacacgcacgcacacatttACTGTGACCAGCTCGCTGTCATCAAGCTGATGGTTGAGCCCAGCCTGCTCAGTCACAACTCAAAGACTCCACAGACTGCATCCCATCCGCTAAAGATTGAGGATTTTCACGCAGCTCGTCATTAGCCATCATACTTTAGCACGTGGATATCTGCTGATAGTGCTAGCTAACCAGGAGGAGTGGGAACACCTGGTTATACTGGTAGCTTGTTTCCATCACAGTGATCCACACAGAGGGTCTGTACCAAACTCAGGGAAcgctgcagagcagagcagcaaggTGACGTCTCCAAATGTCTCGATTTGTTCGATCAACCGACCAAAACCTAAAGACATTCAATGTGTAATtatataaaacagtaaaacaataacTTGTTGCATTTAAGGAGCTGGAactagatgttttttttagcacGTCTGCGTgaaaaatcagcaaatattCTAATTTTGAAATAGTTCTGTAGATTGACTAATCAGTTAATTGTTTCAGATTAAGTGCAGAATAGTAAAGTACAGTATACATTAAATAATGTTACAGCTCAACTAAATGCAGTCCATCTACACGGTCCACCTTTGGGGAAAGTGTTGATTTAGTACCAACTGAGCAGAGTCGGCTCTTAAATGCCTCAGCTGTCAGTTGTTGGGGCCTGTGGTGTGGTCTGTGTGCAGCCCAGTTTATTTGAGTCTTCTCAAGACACCAACACAGGGGCCACCATTTTGTTTGGAACTGGaagaatgatgtgtgtgtgtgtgtgtgtctttctgtgtgagATGGAGCAGACTACGTGACATTACACCGTGTTTACGAACCTCTGCCGCTGTTAGAATAGGTGGCAATATATTCATGCCGCCTGCCGACGTGTAGACTCCATGTGGGAAACACTGAGT
This window of the Pempheris klunzingeri isolate RE-2024b chromosome 14, fPemKlu1.hap1, whole genome shotgun sequence genome carries:
- the LOC139213216 gene encoding adapter molecule crk-like, whose amino-acid sequence is MAGNFDAEDRASWYWGRLSRQEAVSLLQGQRHGVFLVRDSITSPGDYVLSVSENSKVSHYIINSFSNNRQSGSGLAPPRFRIGDQEFEALPALLEFYKIHYLDTTTLIEPISKAKHTGFISSSAGVPQQPDEAEFVRALFDFPGYDEEDLPFQKGDVLRVLEKPEEQWWNAANQKGRAGMIPVPYVEKYQPASPTAASLGAPVAGTGPGGHVGGVVGGTDGTGAPQANPLGDPGQYAQPVVNAQLPNLQNGPVYARAIQKRVPNAYDKTALALEVGDMVKVTKINVNGQWEGECKGKRGHFPFTHVRLLEQHHPDDES